The sequence below is a genomic window from Desulfobulbus oligotrophicus.
GCTGATCAAAGATCTGTTCACGTTTCGTCAGGAATATGCCAACGATCACCGTCTTATCGGCCTGGTCGAGGCCATCATTGCGGCGGTTGACCGGTGCGCGACCATCACCCGGCAGCTACTCAACTTTGCCCGCAACATCCAGGTCACCCTTCAGAAGGTTGATATCAGACAGGTGGTGGCGGACGTGCTTGCCTTTCAGAATAAGGAGGCAGGCTACCGCAACATTGAGATCAAGGTGGCGATATCCGAAGATGTCCCTGAGTTTTTCAGTGACCGCGGCAAGTTGCAACAGATATTCATCAACCTGGTGAACAACGCCTTTGCCGCCATGAAGGAGGGCGGCCGACTTGAGATCCTGTGTCGGCTCAGTGATGACGGGTCGCACATTGTCACCAAGGTCAGTGATACCGGGTGCGGCATTCCACCGGAAAACATCAAGAAAATATTTGAGCCCTTTTTCACCACAAAAAGCGGCAGCGGCGGGACAGGGCTGGGTCTGTCCATCACCTATGGTCTGGTCAGAGAGATAGGTGGAACGATTGATATCGAAAGTACCATTGATACGGGAACAAGCTTCACCATTACTTTGCCGGTCGAGTACCCAAAACAACAAGGAGAGCACAATGCGCCTATTGCTGGTTGACGACGAGGAAGAACTGGTGTCCACCCTGGCGGAACGGCTGACGATGCGAGGCATTGACGCCACCTGGGTGACGAATTATCAAGAGGCACTGGCAGCGGTCGAACGGGAGCATTTTGATCTGGCGCTCCTGGATGTCCGCCTGCCGCAGATGAATGGGCTTGAACTCAAACGGCTGATTGCCGCCCGTCGACCGGAGATGAAGTTTATCTTTCTTACCGGCCACGGCTCGGAAGAGGATTTCGAGGCCTGCTCAGCGGAAAGCGGGCCGGAGTACTACCTGATCAAACCGGTGCAGATCGAGGTCTTAATGGCCAAGATCAACGAGCTCACCCAACCATGAGGAAAAATTGCCATGTATGACCAGTCAGCCACTGCCGACAGCCGGGGACTCCACTTTTTCGGTGTCATGACAGCGTCCATTTCCCATGAACTGAAAAATGCCCTGGCCATTATCAATGAAAATGCCGGTCTGCTGGGCGACCTTGCTCTGCTGGCGGAGAAAGGCCGCCCCCTGGAGCCGGAAAGATTGAAGGTGCAGGCGGAAAGGATCCGGCAGCAGGTACGACGCGCCGATGATATTATCCGTCGGCTCAACCGTTTTGCCCACAGTGCCCATGAAGGCCCGACAGGTACTGATATCTATGAGGTGCTGGAGTTTACCCTTGCCCTGGCTGCCCGTCTGGCGGCCATGAAAAGTGTCAGCCTGACCGTACAGGGCGGCCCCCCCCTGCAGCTTGAAGTGCGACTGTTCCAACTGGGAAATCTGCTGTGGCTGTATCTGCAACAGGTCTTGGCAGTGGTACCGGACGGGCCTTCCGGTGTTGTGTTTGCAGCCTCGGACGCAGGAGAAGCGGTGATGGTCAGCTTACGCTGCGACAAGGTGCCGGCAACGACGATTGTGGCGGCTGTTGAGCAGGAGGGACAGCCTCTCCTTATGACCCTGGGGGCGACTGTCCATCTTGAGACAGACACCCTGCTGCTGCGCATCCCCAAAAGATCGCAAGTGATGCGGTAATACGCCGAACACTTTTGTTCTCTGGGGGTCAGGTGTCCGGCTTGTACGGGAAGCTGCGCATTGTGTCCACCGGCACCTGGCAGGAAGCAAGAATGTATTGCCGTAACCACTCTGTTTAAAAAACATTTCTACGTCAGCAGCTGCCCCCAGTCAAGTTTCGGAAAGGTCTGATGCAGCATATGGTCGTCATCCACGCAGCACTCTGTCAGCCGGCTGAAGGTCTTTCTTGCCGCAGGCAGCACCAGGTCCGGCGGACAGACTGTATCGTGCCTGCCGATCACCAGGAGCGTCGGCACCTCCAGCAATTGCTCCGGCGGCTGATACTCATCGAAGTTGAGCGCCGGTGCCAGCAGGACAAGGCGTTTACACCGCTGGGCGTGCATCCTTGCAAAACAGGCTGCCATCAGACCGCCGAAGCTCGACCCCACAAGGATGAGACGATCCTGCATGTCCCGGGTGTGGTGCTCCAGCTGATGGAGTCGCTGGTTCAGGTCACCGTCAAAGTTCCACATCCGGACCATGGGAAAATGCGCTGTGAACCAGCGGGCCTTGGTTCCTTTGATAGAGGATTCCCTCCCATGGAGAAAGATGGGCGTGACGGATGCGTTGTTGGTCGTGACTGACATGATGCCTCTTGTGTATGGACCGGATGAGCTGCAAAAGCAACACATCTTGGGTTAATCACTGTCGGATCGGTCGGGGCGGCACCTTGAACGATGCCGCTTGCCGGCAATCCTCAACCGGGTGGTAATGCACATATACCCGGCGCAGATTTTCAATATCGGTCAGGAGCGTTTCTTCCACTTCTGTGGCAATACGGTGCCCCTGAACAACAGTCTGTGTACCATCTATGCCGATGGTGATATTCACAACCAGGTAGGGCCCGAAGCGATGGGCATGGATCTCTTCAATGACCTTGATACCGCTGACCTGCTGCAGGGACATCCGCATTGTTTCGGCCAGTTCTTTGCCGGGCAGGGTGTCCATGAGATCAGCTGTTGCCGAACGCAGGATCTCGATCCCGGTCATCAGAATAATAAGACTCACCACTGCACCGGCCAGAGGATCGATCCAGGGGTAGCCGAGTCGACCGAAAAAGATGCCGCTTGCTGCGGCAGCCGAGGCAAAGATATCGTTGCGATGGTCTTGCGCCAGGGCATGGACCGCGGTATTCCCTGTTTGCCGGCTGACACCGTAGGTCCAGACACTGAGACCGCATTTCAAAAAAACGGCAAAAAGCGCCACCCACAGTGCTGAAATCGAGGCCCCTGCCGAATCCGGGCGGACGGTCAGCAACTCGTACACCGTATTGAGCGAATGCCAGAAGATGGCAATGGCAGTGGTGATGACAAAGGCACCGACAACCACTGTTGCCACACTTTCAAACTGCTCATGGCCATAAGGATGCTCATGGTCCGCCGGTTTACCGGACAGCCGGACAAAGATACTCACAACAATACCATAGGCCACGTCTGAGGTGGAGTTGATACCGTCTGCCAGTAAAGCCGGGCTCTGCGCAACAACGCCGATAACGGCCTTCAGAACGGCGAGGAGAATATTGGCGGCCAACCCGACCTGAACAGCCAGCATGCTGTTTTGTCTGCGTTGCTCGTCACAACCACTGTTCAGGTCTGGATTCATCTAAAAATCCTGCTAAAAGTCATCTTGACGCACCGGCTGCAACCGGGCAAAGTATCTGCTTCTTCAGCTGGTTATACCGAATAACGGATTTGAAGCAACCGTTTTTGCCGGCGGATCCGTTGCCCAACGATAAAAAGATACTGGAGAAAAATCAATGCCATATCGTATCGAACACGACACCATGGGAGAGATCGAGGTTCCATCTGAGCGACTTTGGGGGGCCCAGACCGAACGCAGCCGCCACAACTTTCGCATCGGTGAGGAACGCATGCCCCTGGCCCTGATCTACGGATTAGTCCGTCTGAAACGGGCCTGTGCCGAGGTCAACCACAATCTGGGTCGGTTGCCGTCAGCAATCCGGGATCTGATCTTCCAGGTCTGCGATGAGATCCTCGCCGGTCAGCATGACCAGGACTTTCCGCTTTCTGTCTGGCAGACAGGAAGCGGTACCCAGACCAATATGAATGTCAACGAGGTGATCGCCAACCGGGCAAGCCTGCTCAAACAGGGCCACCTCCAGCATCCCCGGCCGGTCCATCCCAACGACCACGTGAACATGTCGCAAAGCTCCAACGACATTTTTCCGGCCGCCATGCACGTAGCGGCGGTGTTCGCACTCGAAGACCGGCTGTTACCGGCGGTGGAGGTGTTGCAGCACACCCTGACCGATAAAGCCGAGGCCTTTGCCGACATCATCAAAATCGGACGGACCCACCTGCAGGACGCCACCCCCCTGACCCTTGGTCAAGAGGTAAGCGGCTGGGCAGCCATGCTGGCCAGTAACGTCAGGCAGCTGCAAAAAAGCCTGGAACACCTGCGGGAACTTGCTGTCGGCGGTACAGCGGTCGGCACCGGGCTGAATGCGCCTGCGGGTTTCGGGGAGGCGGTTGCAGCAACACTCAGTCGGACATGCGGCAAAACCTTTGTTGCCATGACCAATACCTTTCATGGGCTGACCGGACATGACCAGCTGGTTTTCGCCCACGGTGCCATCAAGGCACTGGCGGCCAACCTGATGAAGATTGCCAACGATATCCGCTGGCTGGCCAGCGGGCCGCGCTGCGGTATCGGAGAAATCACCATCCCGGCCAATGAACCCGGGAGCTCGATCATGCCGGGCAAGGTCAACCCGACGCAGGCCGAGGCGGTCACCATGGTGGCCTGTCAGGTCTTTGGCAACGATGCGGCCATCGGCTTTGGAGCCAGCCAGGGTAATTTTGAGCTGAATGTCTTCAAACCGCTGATCATTTACAATGTGCTGCAATCGATTACCCTGCTGACCGATGCGATCCTCTCCTTTCATCAGCACTGTGCAACCGGCATTGCTCCGGTCCGGGAACAGATCGACCACCATCTCCACCGCTCCCTGATGCTGGTCACAGCGCTCAACCCGCACATCGGCTATGAAAAGGCGGCAGCTGTTGCCAAAAAAGCCTATACCGAAAACCTGTCGCTTCGCGAGGCTGCCCTGGCGCTTCATCTGCTCACCGGCGAGGAATTTGACCGCATCGTCCGTCCGGAAACCATGATCGGTCCCTCATCATCCCGGTGAGCAGGCAGAACCTGTTCATGGATGTCGGTACCGACAACAGATGCTCAGGTGTCTGCTTTCGATTTCCTGATCGGTTGCTTGCGGCCGTCTTCACCAAGAGCCACATAGGTGATGGCCGCCTCGGTTACCTTAAAGTTGGTGAACTGGTTCTTGTCGGCATGGAGGATCGGACGAACCCAGACCTCAAGCATGATCGTCACCGAGGTAGTGCCGATGCGTTGCACCCTGCCGTAACAGCAGACCACATCCCCCACCCGGACCGGTTTGATGAACTGCATACTTTCCACAGCCACGGTGGCGGTGCGGGTGCGGGTCACCTCTTTGGCCATCATGCTGCCGGCTAAATCCATCTGCGCCATGATCCAGCCGCCAAAGATATCGCCGTTGAAACTCGTATCTGCGGGCAGGGGCATCGTCCGCAACAGCAGCTCTCCCTGCGGCCCTGCAACGGCCTGTGTCTGTGTCATCTGCACACCTCCTTCTTTCCTGACAGACGGGTTGCTGTTCTATAGTGGATTTTTTGTGTTTGCGAAACAGGCAAGGTCAGGGAAAATAACTGGTGATGAAAACTCTCCTCTGGCTATAATGGCTCCTCATAACTGAATAAACCGTGCCACAGATGCAACAGGAGGATTGTATGCAGATTGAGTGGGCGTACCTGAGAAAAGGCTGAGTCTCAAGCGCCAAGGCACTGGATGTGCTGCAACGGCTTGACCTGCCGATCAAAGAGAGAATGGATGCCAAAAAAAACACCCTTGCCGCTGAAGATGCCTGGAATCTGCTGCGCACTGCCAGGCAGGTGCTGGTTGCCCGGGGTAAAAACTTTCAGGTGTTTGCCCCGCAAACCGACAGTAAAGAAGACCTGCTCGCCAAGGCCTTGGGACGGACCGGCAATCTGCGGGCACCAACCATACGAATCAACGATGAGATCTGGGTGGGGTTTAGTGAAAGTCTCTACGCCCGTCTACCGGGGTGACAACAATGGCTGATCTGTATCAACAGCTCGCCGGTGAACTCCACAAAATTGACCAGCAGGGGCAGTTGCGCAACCTTGTTACAGTCACCCACCATGACCGTGGTGAAATAGAGATAGCCGGTCATCGTTACCTTAATCTGGCGGGCAACGATTATCTGGGTCTGGCGGCCAACCGGGCAATGATTGCCGGTTTTTATGCAGAGCAGAACCGTCAGAATCTGCTGGAATGCTACGGGCTCGGCAGTACCGCCTCACGACTGATGACCGGCAGCACAAAACCCTACGCCCGGCTCGAACAGCAGTTGTGCACACTGTACGGTACCGAGGCCGCCCTTGTCTTCAACTCCGGGTATCATCTCAACATCGGTATTCTGCCGGCGCTGGCCGGCAAGCAGGACCTCATCCTGGCCGACAAACTCTGTCACGCCAGCCTGATTGACGGCATGCGGTTGTCACCGGCCAGGCTCATCCGTTACCCTCACCTTGACTATGCCGCCATTGAGGATCTGCTCTCTCGCCATCGGGACAAATATCGCCGGATTTTCATTGTCACGGAATCGATTTTCAGTATGGATGGTGACACAGCCGACCTAGCTGAGCTGGTTCGCCTTAAAGACCGCTGGCAGGCGGTGCTCTATGTTGACGATGCCCATGGCGTTGGTATCCGGGGGGCAACCGGGTGCGGGCTGGCAGAGGAGATGGGGGTGCTTGACCGGATAGAGATCCTGACCGGTACCTTTGGCAAGGCCTTTGGCGGACAGGGTGCCTTTGTGGTCGGTACCCGGGTTCTGATCGACTATCTGCTCAACACGGCCAGGTCACAGATCTTCACCACCGGGCTGCCGCCTGTTTCCGTACACTGGCTGTGCACGGTACTGCAGCAGATGCCGCAGATGCAGGCCCAGCGGACCGGGGTTGCCGAGCTGGCCGATCGCCTTCGCGAGGCATTGCGAGCAGAAGGACTACGAACCCATGGCAGCAGTAATATCGTGCCGGTGCTCATCGGTGATGCCGCCACAGCAGTGGCCGCAGCCGAGCGTATCTGTGCGGCCGGATACTGGGTCAAGGCAGTGCGACCACCGACAGTGCCTGCAGGCACATCTCGCTTGCGGCTCTCGTTGAATGCGGCCATGGCGTGGGAACAGCTGGCACCGTTACCCGGTCTTATTAAAGCAGCACTTACCTAGAGCGGATATACACCCATGCAAACCATCTGGCTGCAGCAGCACTGTCACCGGGAATGCATCCTTTTTTTTAACGGCTGGGGCATGGATCAAACCCCGTTTCACACTCTGCCCGCCACCCGTCACGACCTGTGCATGGTCATCGATTACCGCACACTGCCACCCATTGATCTCCAGATGTTTGCCGACTATCACCGGCTGCACCTCGTTGCCTGGTCCATGGGTGTCTGGGCGGCTGCCCATCTCCTGGCCGGGCAGGCGGACCGTTTCACCACCAGCACCGCCATTGGCGGTACGCTCACGCCGATCGATAACCAGCGCGGTATTCCGGCGGAGAGCTATAACGCCATGCTCGACCACTTTACCGCTGACACTGTCGAGCATTTTTACAGCAGCATGTTTGACAGCCACGAACAGCTGACCACCTTTCTGGAAAACCGGCCTCAACGACCGCTGAACGAACTCCGGGAAGAACTGGCCGCATTCCGGGACGCTGCCCTTGATGCAGGCCCGGCCCGCAACATGTACTCTCGAAAAATTATCACCAGTCGCGACCGTATCTTTTCAGCCCGCAATCAACGGCGTGCCTGGGGTAAAGACAGTGCCGAAGTTTGCAACTGGCCGCACTTCCCCTTTTATAACCTGACCGACTGGCACCAGCTGCTCGACACGCCCTGATTCCTTTGTCCGACAGACCCTATGGCGCGTTGCAACAGATTTTGCAGGCAGGATATCTTGAACTTAAAATAACGAGAGGCCTGGATAGGCACAAAATACAGTTTCCCTGATAGAGATGTAAAGTCAGGTTCTGTCAGTCAGTGCAGTGTAAAGGCTGATGGTTTTGCTGATCGTGGCAACCTGATTCAGGGGATGATGCAGGGTGGCTGCTATTTCATCTTGTTTCTCTTTTACATCACGTCTTCGGATGAACAATACTGCCTTGCGGTCCACTCAGCCGGTCATAAACCTGGCTGCCCAGCCATTTGGAGACCACATCCTGGAGTTCCGGTTTGCTCATGTAGTCGGTAAACAGCTCCTCGTTGAGTTCCATACGCTCGATGAACAGCGATTCCAGCACCTGGCGAAAGACCAGTTGAAACTTGTCAAGGGAGTTCACTTCGGCTGCCTGGCGCAAGGATTCGTTCCGGCTGGCGGCCTCGGCGATCTGATCGAAGAAAAGCTGATCCGCTTCACTCAACTCAGCGCCGAAACGTTCGTTGATGATATCTATAAGGCGGGAGAGCGTTACGTACTGCTCATGATTTTCCGCAGTGCCAACCTCGCGCGGTCCGTCGAGCGGCCTGGCATACCCCTCAGCCAGGTTGATCGAGCCTTCGCTGATCTTCTGCAGCCGATAGTAGTCAAGCTCAACTTCCTCATCAAAATGGTATCCCGGTCCGGTCTTACGCCTGGGTAGTTTCAAGACCAGGTAGCGCAGATACGTATAGAGCTTTTCCAGATCACTGTCCTGATAGGGGATGACCTGGCTCAAAAAGCTGTAGAGAGTGCGAAACGCCCGGGTTTTGCCGCGCCACAACTCGGCCTCTTCCTCTTCATCATTTTGCAGCTGGACAAAACGGGCCACAGCCTGATCAAGCAGGGCGTTCAGATTCTTATGATCAGTCGGGCTCTGGCGACGTTTGGGCGCAAAGAAGATACGTGAAAATTCATCCACCTCATCTTGCAGGTAGATGCCTGACCCGTCCAGCTCGGCCTGCACCTTATACATTCGATCCGGATCAACTTCTTCGCCCATGACCGAACCGTCGTAATACTGACGAAACGCCTCCTGAATCTCGGCCGGGTCGTTGACAAAGTCGAGCACAAAGGTGTCGTCTTTCAGCGGATGGGTGCGGTTCAGACGCGACAGGGTCTGCACCGCCTGGATCCCGGCCAATCGCTTGTCCACATACATGGTGTGCAGCAGCGGCTGGTCAAAGCCGGTCTGGTACTTCTCCGCCACCAGCAGCACCTGGTAGTCGGGTTTAGCAAAGGTGCTTGGCAGTTCCTTTTCCTTCAAGCCGTGATTCATCTCGACTTCGGTGTAGGTTTTCTCCGGCAGCTTGTCGTCTTCCACTGTGCCGGAAAAGGCCACCAGGCTTTTGATGGGATAGCCCTTTTCGCTGATGGTGCGATCGAATTCCTGTTTGTAACGCACTGCCTCCAGCCGCGAGCCGGTGACCACCATGGCCTTGGCCTGACCACCGATCTTGTGGCGGGTGTGTTGCTGGAAATGCTCGACCATCACTTCAGTCTTTTGACCGATATTGTGCGGATGCAGACGCATGAAACGCGCCAAAGCCCGGGCTGCCTTTTTACGTTCAACGTTAGGGTCATCCTCAGCCTTTTTAATCAGTCTGTAGTAAGTCTTATAGCTGACATAGTTTTTCAGCACATCCTCGATAAAGCCCTCTTCAATGGCCTGGCGCATGGTGTAGCGATGAAATGGTTCGCTGCCCCGACCAAAGATTGCCAGCGTCTTGTGCTTGGGCGTGGCGGTAAAGGCAAAAAAACTCATGTTGGGCTGGCGGCCGCGCTTGGCCATGGTCCGAAACAGCCGTTCCAGCTCTTCTTCACCTTCTTCCTGGGCTGCCTCCCTGGCCTTGCGGATCAATTCCATACCACCCAGCACACCTTTCAGCTCGGTGGCGGTCTCCCCTGACTGGGAACTGTGGGCCTCGTCAATGATCACCGCGTATTTGCTTGTGGGCAGATGGCTGCTGCCCTCGCCTCGCTCCTCGGCCAGTTTCATCAGTTGCCCGGAAACAAAGGGAAACTTCTGCAAGGTGGTGATGATGATCGGCACGCCCGACTCCAGGGCCTCGGCCAGTTGGCGCGAATCCTCATCAATCTTCTGCACCACCCCCTGGCGATGATCGAACTGATAAATGGTGTTCTGCAGCTGCCGGTCAAGCACCACCCGGTCGGTAATCACCACCACGCTGTCGAAAATGCGTTCGTCCTCACTGCTGTGCAGGGAGGAGAGCCGGTGGGCCAGCCAGCCGATGGTGTAGCTTTTGCCGCTGCCTGCCGAGTGTTCCACCAGATAGTTATGCCCCACGCCCTCGCAGCCCGCCGCTGTAACCATCTGCCGTACGGCCTGCAACTGGTGGTAGCGGGGAAAGATCATGGTCTCCTTGCGCACCTTTTTGCCCTGATCGCTGACCTTCTCATCGATATCCAGATGGAGAAAGCGGGCCAGCAGATCCAGCAGGCTGTCACGGCTTAACACCTCTTCCCAGAGGTAGGCGGTCTTGTAATTGCGGCCGTCTTTATCCGGCGGGTTACCTGCACCACTGTCCCAGCCCCTGTTAAAGGGCAGAAAATGGGTGCTGGTCCCGGCCAGGCGGGTGGTCATGTGTGCCTCTTCGCTATCCACGGCAAAGTGTACCAGGGTGCGTTTGGTAAAGAGGAAGATCGGCTCACGCGGGTCGCGATCATGACGATACTGGTGAATGGCATTGGCCACTGTCTGTCCGGAAAGGGGATTTTTCAACTCCAGGGTCACCACGGGAATACCGTTGATACTCAGTACCACATCCAGTGATCTTTTGTTTTTACTGCTGAAATAGAGTTGCCGGGTGATGCCCAGGCGATTGGCACGGTAGTGCGCCTCCAGTTCCGGGTTGAGGCCGTGGGCCGGGCGAAAAAAGGCGATACGCAGGGTCCTGCCAAAGCACTTGAAACCCTGGCGCAGGGTGGTCAGAACACCGTGGGTATCCAGCCATTTGCAAAGTGCCAAGAGCACCCGCTGGCCGGTTTCAACGCCGTGCAGGTCCTCCAGCTTTTCCCAGGTTTTGTCCTGGGTTGCACGGATAAACGCCAAGGCCTCATCAGGGAAGATGGCCCGCTCGGTGTCAAAAGCACCTGAGTCGAGTTTGCTGTAACCATCAGCCAGTAAGACTTTCTCAATGGCGGTTTCAAAAGCAGCTTCGGAGGTGGGTTTCATGGCTTGCCTTTCTGCACAGTGAAACAAGATTGCACCAGATCGCAGAAGTTTTTCAACTTGTCATCCGCAATTTGATTAGCGGCGTAGCAGTAAAGCAGGTGCTGGGGCTTCCTGTGTGGTGAGCCTGGTGGAGTGACATTCAGAGCTGTTTCAAGGTCCTTCTGGATCGTTACAATCGCATTGGTGAAGTGATCGTGCTTTGAGTCGGATATAAGCTGGTTCAATTCCTGATGTTCGTTCTTGTTTTCATCGTCATCATGAAGAACAGCATGAGTGACACCAAGCGCACTTAGCAAACTCATGAAGCGATGGATGTTGTATTTCCCCAGGCAGTCCAAGACATAAGTCCCCTGCGGAATCACCAATTTCGAATCATCCAGCAATCGGTTGATTAGCGCCGTCTCGCTAGGACCTTCCACTAACAAGACTTTTTGAGCAAAAAACAACCCAGCACGATCAGGATTCAGCCAAAGAAAATATTTGACTGCTTCCATTTCAGGCTTGAGGTCATCGGCCTGCATATTTTTTTTGACTTTGGAATATTTGTCGGCGACTTTTTCAATAGCCTTATTTGCATCAATAATGTCATCCCACTGATCTTGGCCTACCTGGAACGTCGAGACGATGCCGTTAATCCGCTGGGCTCTAATGATGGCCGGAATTCGAATGGCGTTTCTGCTCACAAAATGTGCAGAGTGAGTAGAACAAACAATCTGCCAATCTTCAGTTTCACTCACCTTAATTAGACTTCTGGCAAGGTCGTCCTGTTGCGGCGGGTGCAAAAACGCTTCCGGTTCTTCGAATAGAACAAGGTTGAGCGAGGGGGTGAAATCTTTGGCCTTCTTTGAAGTCTTTTGAGGCACATACTTTGCGCCGAGCTGAATCAGAGAATAGATGAAATGCCGCTGGAATCCAGAGCCGAAATATTCAACACCTTGGGACTTTTCATGGTAATTGTCCCGGATGTCCCATCCAAGCATGGATTTGATGATCTCCGCCGTGGATGGAGTGGTGAACTTTAGGTTGAAGTTGGTCTGCCACGGCGCAAGCAGCTCGTTCAAGTCGTTCTCGAAATTTGAAAGGGATCGATTGTCCTCTGTTTCTACAGATCGAACACTTCCCGCAAATGTGGTGACGCTTTCCGTCAGCGCTTTATATGCCTCGCTCTTCTCGACGACATCCGACATGATGTTGGTGATCAGGTCGCGCAGAGCTGACGGGCCGCTGAGCTTGGTGTGTTCATCAACCTTGCTAATGGCAGGGATATATATGAGATCGCCAAATTTGCCGCTCTGAACATTCTTGGCGCCGTAAAACGGCTCCTTCGACAAGGTGTCGTCGGACTTGTATCCAACAATTGATCCTGTGGCATTCTTGCCATCGTGTAACCTCTCTGACGTTTGGAAATATTTTCTGACTTTCAGGTCTTTATTGGCCGTTTTGTATTCATCTTTCAGGGAATCGTGCTCCTGATCGCTCAATGCAAAGGTCAGCTCAACCCATGACTCCTGATCAGCAGCACCTTTAAAAGGAAAGTCACAATCTTTTTTGAATTTGAAACCGTCTTTCTCATAAAAAGCCCGGATGCCATCAATGATGGTGCTCTTTCCGGCATTATTCGCGCCAACCAAAAGGCCGTA
It includes:
- a CDS encoding ATP-dependent nuclease, producing MKLTHVTIHNFRGILDASMNLHSYGLLVGANNAGKSTIIDGIRAFYEKDGFKFKKDCDFPFKGAADQESWVELTFALSDQEHDSLKDEYKTANKDLKVRKYFQTSERLHDGKNATGSIVGYKSDDTLSKEPFYGAKNVQSGKFGDLIYIPAISKVDEHTKLSGPSALRDLITNIMSDVVEKSEAYKALTESVTTFAGSVRSVETEDNRSLSNFENDLNELLAPWQTNFNLKFTTPSTAEIIKSMLGWDIRDNYHEKSQGVEYFGSGFQRHFIYSLIQLGAKYVPQKTSKKAKDFTPSLNLVLFEEPEAFLHPPQQDDLARSLIKVSETEDWQIVCSTHSAHFVSRNAIRIPAIIRAQRINGIVSTFQVGQDQWDDIIDANKAIEKVADKYSKVKKNMQADDLKPEMEAVKYFLWLNPDRAGLFFAQKVLLVEGPSETALINRLLDDSKLVIPQGTYVLDCLGKYNIHRFMSLLSALGVTHAVLHDDDENKNEHQELNQLISDSKHDHFTNAIVTIQKDLETALNVTPPGSPHRKPQHLLYCYAANQIADDKLKNFCDLVQSCFTVQKGKP
- a CDS encoding type I restriction endonuclease subunit R, which encodes MKPTSEAAFETAIEKVLLADGYSKLDSGAFDTERAIFPDEALAFIRATQDKTWEKLEDLHGVETGQRVLLALCKWLDTHGVLTTLRQGFKCFGRTLRIAFFRPAHGLNPELEAHYRANRLGITRQLYFSSKNKRSLDVVLSINGIPVVTLELKNPLSGQTVANAIHQYRHDRDPREPIFLFTKRTLVHFAVDSEEAHMTTRLAGTSTHFLPFNRGWDSGAGNPPDKDGRNYKTAYLWEEVLSRDSLLDLLARFLHLDIDEKVSDQGKKVRKETMIFPRYHQLQAVRQMVTAAGCEGVGHNYLVEHSAGSGKSYTIGWLAHRLSSLHSSEDERIFDSVVVITDRVVLDRQLQNTIYQFDHRQGVVQKIDEDSRQLAEALESGVPIIITTLQKFPFVSGQLMKLAEERGEGSSHLPTSKYAVIIDEAHSSQSGETATELKGVLGGMELIRKAREAAQEEGEEELERLFRTMAKRGRQPNMSFFAFTATPKHKTLAIFGRGSEPFHRYTMRQAIEEGFIEDVLKNYVSYKTYYRLIKKAEDDPNVERKKAARALARFMRLHPHNIGQKTEVMVEHFQQHTRHKIGGQAKAMVVTGSRLEAVRYKQEFDRTISEKGYPIKSLVAFSGTVEDDKLPEKTYTEVEMNHGLKEKELPSTFAKPDYQVLLVAEKYQTGFDQPLLHTMYVDKRLAGIQAVQTLSRLNRTHPLKDDTFVLDFVNDPAEIQEAFRQYYDGSVMGEEVDPDRMYKVQAELDGSGIYLQDEVDEFSRIFFAPKRRQSPTDHKNLNALLDQAVARFVQLQNDEEEEAELWRGKTRAFRTLYSFLSQVIPYQDSDLEKLYTYLRYLVLKLPRRKTGPGYHFDEEVELDYYRLQKISEGSINLAEGYARPLDGPREVGTAENHEQYVTLSRLIDIINERFGAELSEADQLFFDQIAEAASRNESLRQAAEVNSLDKFQLVFRQVLESLFIERMELNEELFTDYMSKPELQDVVSKWLGSQVYDRLSGPQGSIVHPKT